Genomic DNA from Lagenorhynchus albirostris chromosome 20, mLagAlb1.1, whole genome shotgun sequence:
GCTAGACAAACAATTCCAGATTCTTGGGGGTCTtaatgggttagggttagggttgaggggggtgtgggtggggcggGAAAGACCACCCAGCTTCTCCAAGCCTCTTGGGGTGGCTGCCTGTTTGCATTCTTGACTCTCTGCTGCCCCCATGTGGTTACAAGGTCAGTTGCCGCCACAGTACTGTAGAGggctctgtgtgcgtgtgtgtgagtgtgagtgtgtgtgtgtgtgtgtgtgtgtgtgtgtgtgttgttggaGCACAGAGGACTCAGCAAGACTGGGGCTGAGGCAGAACCAGAGAGAGCCAGCTCCTGTGTCTGCTTGAGTGAGCAGAGGTCTTGCTGCCGCCACCCCCAGGTGTGAGTGACACAAGTAACACCAGGGCAGTTGTGGGACAGTCGCTtatgagaaactgaaagaaaagatgGAGCTGATGCTCATTTGCAATGGAAGGCATTAGACATCAAGATCGTGAGGACAATGGAAGGGATTAGACATCAAGATCGTGAGGACAGCGGGGTCATCTCTGACCACGGGGGCAAGTTTACACTTGTTAACCTGCCTAGCAACAAGGGCCATGTTGGCTGAAGAATCCAGGGCAGGCAGATCTAGCTTTGCCCTGGGAATAGCAGCTCAATACGCTGTCAGGGAAATGGGGAAAGGAACAGATATGGAGGGAAAGAGAGTCAGTCCATCCCTCCTTTGGTCCTCAGTGCTGGCAACCCATCTGCTCTCAGGCCAGCCTTGGACCAGGGCCCAGGAGTCCCGACCCCGTACCTGCATTTGGCCTGAAGCAGGGGTCACGGGTCTCTAGCTCAGGCTACTGTGTCCGGAGTGTCCAGGAGGATGGAGTCAGGGGTCTTCAGAGGTTATTTTCGTGTGGGGGTCCTCAGATGTGGGTGTGCTTCAGAATCACAGGGAGCTTGTTAAGATGCCCACAGACGTCTGAGAAGAACAGCTGATCCTGCTGTGGGCCTCCTTTAAggttaaagaaactgaggcccgggtTGGGGGGGGGTCTGGATGAAGGTCACCGCTGAAGGTCATACTGAGTTCAAGGGTTTCAACCGTTCTCCTCCAGTCCAGGGGATTGGTCCATTGGGGTGGTAAGAGGCCTCTTGCTCAGGCTGGAGGGGGCATCCTGAGCAAGCCCACTGGGGTGCCTAGGAAGACACACAGGAAGCTCCCTCCCCTACATCCTTTCTGGGTCCTGCAGCAGAGCACCCACCAGGCTGATGACCTGCGAGGCTGGCTGGACAGTGTCATACTCCGCAAAGAGGTGGCACACATTCTCCTGTGACTCGGTCTGGCTCTTGGCCACAAACCCAAAGATCCTGATGGGAGAGGAGAGCCTGAGTGAGGGGTGGGACCCAGGGAGGTACCAGGCTGGGAGcagctctcctccctgcccttccccagcccagcACCTCATTAGGACGGGAACCTCCCCTGTCAGACCGAGAGATCCCTCAGTTTAAGATCTGGGTTTCCCTCCTTTGGAATGGGGGCGCCTGAGGACACGACCTGTGTATTCCCCATCAGAGTTGAAGCTTCCTGAGGGCGAAGGTGTGTCTTGGCCATCAGCCTGAGGCATCCTTACAGACTAAAGCCTGCGCCTCCCACATAAGACATCAAACTGGTGGCTCCCTGAGGGCCGGGGCCGTGCCGTCAGCCATCAAACCCATGGGCTTTTAAGATCAGGGCGGggcctccttctttccctcactccctccccatGTTGGGTCCAGGCCTCCCCGAGGGAGACCTCTCATGGCGACTGAGTGGACAGGAAGGCCTTACCGGGAGGGTTTGCAGTATTTCTGCCACCTGTGGGAAAGGAACACGACAGTCCTGAGTACCGATTCTTTGCTCCATTTCACAGGAGTCTCGCTGAGCTTTGGGAGATAATGGCCAGTTTTGTCCCCACTCCCACcatgtccccctccccctcattCTGTTGCTCCCGACCCCTTGATGTTCACAGGCTCTGTCTGGGATCCGAATCCCAGGGTCTTTTTACTGTGGCTAGATTTGAACTTACTTCCGTTGCTTGGGGTCCATGCCACAGAAGCGGAGGGTGGCGAAGGGGTAATGGCGCCGGAAAAACACCCTGGGAAGAGACcgggagggaaggggagctggTGAGAGCCCATCCCAGTGTCCTGCCTCACCTCCACCGTCTCCAGCTCCCTGTCTTCCAAGAAGCTCTCAGTTTGACGACCCCTGACAGGCTGCCGTGACCTTTCCCACGGCTGGGCACGCGTTTGCACTTCTCTCCTTTCATGAAGTGCGTCTCCCTTCTGTCCTATATGTTGGGGTTTTCTACCACCCGCTCCACCCCCACTGCCTGTCACGTCATTTAATGAAGATAGGAATTACATCTggtcatctctctcttttttttttttttttggctgtgccgcgcagcttgtgggatcttagttccgccaccagggatggaaccgggGCCGTCGGCAGTGTAGgtgcggagtcccaaccactggaccaccagggaattcccagcatctGGTCATCTCTTATGCCTCCAGCCCAGGACCAGGATCATGCTAGACTGAATCCCTGAGCCTGGGAAGGAGTGATCTCGTGGGTCAGCCAGAGTCTGGCCTACAGGAGAAGTTCCATCAGTGGTTACAGATTTAATCAGTGCCCAATGACTATTGGTTAATTCCAAATCCATCGGTCATGATGAAGCGGGACTTTGGCAGGAGGTCATTGGACTCAGGCTCAGAGAAGGCAGAGAACTTGCCTGGAGTCACTCAGCACGTCACTGACCCTGCTGGGTCCAGGAGCCTGAACTCCATCTCCATTACTCCTCCACAGCAGTCTCAGCCATTCCCTCCAGCTTACCCTGCCCAGCCCTCAGCCCCAAGGCAAGGGAAGCCCCTTACTTCCTCTGGATGTCAGTCAGGGTGATGCCCTGCTCGGTGACTTTGAAGTGGACCACggtgggtgtggggaggacaTCCCTCTCCAATGTGGTTGAGATGGCCTTTTGCACAGCCAGGGCTCCGCTCAGGGTCTCCACGCTCACGGAGCTCAGGTACAGGGCGTGGCAACCTGGGGGGGGTGCAGATACTGCATTGGAGCCATGCCAGAATCCACTGGCGGGTGGAGGTCACCCAGGCCCTGGTTGGCCCTCTGCCCAGAGCCAGGGGATAGGAGTACCTTCCTTTTTTGGAAATCTAGCAGGGCTTCTCTTTGAGCCACCGGACAGGTGGGCAGGGAGTGTATGGGCCACTGAAATTTGGGACCAACCCCAGGGGACTTTGGGGTCATCTGTTGTTTGCATTGCTCTGGCCCCTGGCCCTCCAGCAGGGGGCAAGGGAGGGGATGTTGCCCTGTACGTAGGGGCGTCCAGGCAAGCCTTCCTCCGTCCCAAGGCTGGTGctgcctccatccctccccaccctccccctgggGCCCTGGTTCCTTgctgagagaaggaagaggagacaggAATGGGGAGGGGGCCATCGTGCTCAGGGCACAGTGCAGAAGCTGTCACTCAGACAAGTGCTGACCCGTGCCTGGCCCTTGGGCGCGAGGAGGAACGACCCTTCCCCTGTAGAAGACCCCAGGACCCGGACCTGACACTCCACAGAGGATCCCACCCCCAGGGCAGGTCCTTCAGACCCAGCGAGACCCCAGCACATCTGTGTGCCCCTCTCAACCTGTGTGTGCAGGAGGAGGGGTAAGCCTCACTGtgcccctcctctcctgcccctcttcctcctGGCCCACCGCCTGCAGCCTCTCATCTCCTGGCtcacagggagggggaggaatgTGGCACCTTGTTAAAGACGAAGAAATAAAGCTGCAATGGGAAACACGTGTGGACCCGCGTGTGCGAGTGTGCACAGGGCTGGGAGGTGCCCTGCGGGGGGTGGGCACAGCCAAGCCTGGAGCGTCCCCCTGCCCCGTACCACTCACCCGCAGATTTCTTCAGGCAGGAGGCCCGGTCGTCTGCAGAGAGGTCTGAGGCCCCATCTCCACCTCCCAATTCTGAGCCAAAGCAATGGAACAGGCCCCCAGGGGGCGGGGGTGCAGTCAGTGGACCCCCCTCCTAGGAACAGGCCTCCTTCAGCCCTTTGAACCTCTTCCACCTCCGCCCACACCTTTGGGAAGTGACTTGGCCGAGAAACCAGGTGTGATTCCTCTAATGAGGCAAAGAGCCGCCTCGGGCTCCCCAAAAGCCTCGCTGGCGAGCCTTttgatccctccctcctccagcccctggactGCGGCAGCGACCTGGCCTCAGAGGCCCCCGACTTCCTCATTCTTTGGGACCCCACCGGAAACCCAGGCCAAATGCAGAAAGCAGGGGGGCTCTTGCCATCACCACACCAGGGGCTCCCCTGGCCCTGACTCCTCTCCCAGAACCCCCCTAGTGGCTCTCCTGCACACCCTGAGGTGTGGGCATGTCTGGGGGTACGTTGGGCTGTAAGCTTCGGATGGGGCTTCCTGATCTGGGTGGAGGTCTGACTCTgtgcctttgggcaagttacttaatgccttgaaccttcctttcctcccttccctccttccctccctccctccctccctccctccctctctctctctctctctctctctctttctttctttctttcccaaattTCACCCATtgatcacttatttgttctcaTAATTCTCTTCCTTGATTTTCATGATACAGCCGTGTCCTTTGCTCTCTGTTAGTTCCCTGAACACTTTGGAACAAGACAGCAAGAGAGACTTCGGTTCAAATTCGAACCTTCCTTTTCTTAGcagtgaaatggggataacagcaatgcctacttcacagggttggaGTGAGCTGTGAATGAAGGAGAGGGTGCCCAGTAAGCGTTGGACCCAGAAGTAAAAACCAAACCTCACCGAACGGGCAGATTTATGCTCCTTTCATCCTCTTGAGGAAGGAGCTACTATTTCTTAAGATCTGCTctgcgccaggcactgtgccaagagCCTTGCCTGAGCTCTCTCGCTGCACCCCCACACCAGTCCTAGAAGGAGGTGTGATGGTGACTGTGCTCCTTTCATAGATgcggaaatggaggctcagagaggttgaccTTCTCAAATTctcacagccaggaagtggagACGTGGACGGACTCCAGAGCAcgcacttttttccttttctctttttttggttgcGTGGGCCAGCTTGCAGGGCCTtcgtttcccgaccagggattgaacccaagccctcggcagtgaaggtgccgagtcctaacccctggaccgccagggaattcccccagagTGTGCCCTTTTAACTCTGACACTAAAATGATCCCTAAATAAGGTGAGAAGTGACCCGCAGGAACCTTTCTGCTGAGAACAAACAGGTCTGGGGACCCAGCCCACCTTTCTTCGGGATGACGAGCTtgcagggcagggccagggccatgATGGAATGTTGGCACACGAAGGCAGAGAGGCTCCCTGCAAGGAAACAGGAGCCCAGCATAAGGAGGCCTTCCCCAGTTCAGCCGCCCACACCCCAGGGGCCTGGGGGCTACAGATGCTCAGCTCACCGAAGTAGGGCTCTTCATCGGCTCCTTTGAGATGCACCCCTTTGGCAGAAGACTCGAGGAGGAAGTGGCGGATGAGGTCGCTGCTATCCTCGCCTGGACAGAGAAAGCATGTGGATGGGAGTGCAACTCATTTCCTGACCCGCCTCCTCGGGGCCCATCCGGAGGTTAACTTGTCCATCCCTCTGCCTCTGGGTGGGACAGCGGGTAGGAATCCTATCCTCAAGGCCTCCCACGAAGGCGGTGCCCACACCTTTGCTCAAAGGCTTCTGTGTCCAGTAATTCTTTTTTCAGGAGACCTTTCTTTCGGTTTCAACAGCCATCAGGGATGGCTGCCGGCGCTGTTTAGATCAAATCACAGCTCTCTGGCCTGGTTACCCTCTCTCCCTACCCACCCCCTCCCAGGTGCTATTATTCTGCACCAGATGGTCCCTGCTGGCGCCAGGCTGGCCCTGGGAGGGGGGACCACGCCCCTGCCTCCTCACCAGCCTGCAGCTTCCTGCTTTCTTTGGGCTCATTGGCAAGGCTTCCTTGATAACTAACACTGCCCAGAGGTCACTTTCTTATTTAAACAGAGAGGCGTGGTGTAGAGAATGTGGATACGGGGTTTTTAATCCTCTCGCTCTATCACTTCCTTGCTCTGGGGGGTCATTAACTCCCTCTGGGAGTGTCTGTTACCTCACCCATTTGTTGTGTGAGAGCTACAGTCCTGGGCCTTAGGTGAGGGGCTGTGACCCAGGTACCTTGTAATGTAATGATCTGTTTCTATCTCTCTCCCCAGTGAGGTCTCCCTGGtgccttgcacagtgcctggggCAGGGTGGATGCCCCATCGATGTGTGTTGTATGCGGGGTTAAGCTAGCACACATGTTATTACTACATTAGGTTCCCTCACAAGAAATCCGGTCTGGACAGAGGTGGGCACCTAGAAGAGAGCAGCCTGGAGGGGTGCTGGGACCATCCTCCTCTTCCCACCACGAGGGTAGAGCAGGGAATCTGGGGACTCGGGGAGCCTCAGTGCTGgggggcagcggggagggggctgaggtAGGCCCTCCTCCCAGGAGTCATTATGGGACAGGCCCAAGGTCACCCCACAAGCCAGGGGCAGAGCCGGGACTGGAACCCACCACGCCCTGTTGCCTCCTAGAGGTCTTGAGTGAGGACAGAGACAGATGCCTACCTGTTCGGTTCTGGGCAGGCACAGGGGCCTCCTGCACCTTCAGGGCAAGACCGAAGGAGCCTCGGTATGAAGAGCTGTCCCTCACGATGAAAGCCCCCGGCTCTTCCTTCCTCAGCAGCTCGATGGCTGAAACAATCCTTGGGTCAGAGACAGTCACCACCGAACCCGAACACCCTCTGTGCCTCAGCCCCATTGGGTCTCCGTAGAGCAGATGGTACAGAATCACCTTTGGTTCCCAGGAAGTCCTTTCTATTGTCTAACCTCCACCATTCCTGCTGCAGTCATTATTTCCTCAGGTCATGGGGTTCACGGGACACCCCCCTTCCCTGGACCTGCCATTTGCCGTTCCCTCCTCTACATGGACCCAGGGCCCCATCTGCCCCATGTGGGGTGCCAGGACCTGGACCTGATTCCTGGGTCACTCATCCcctaaaacagggcttccctttTACCTTGCTCTCGGGTGATGCTTCGCTTAAACCAGTATTTAGACGTGTCCATCACAAACTTCATGGTGGGCTGCATGTCCCTGGCAGGACCTGGAGACAGACAGAGGAGGGGGACCCTGTAGACTGGAGAGAGGGGAGCTGAGAGACCcgaccccctcctccacccagcaGTGCCATTCAACCCACCCTCCCCTACCCCTACTCCGTTGGATCTCCAGATGTCTAAAGGGGCAAAAGCCCTTTAGGCTAAGTAAATGTGCTCTTTGAGACGCTAAGATGCCCATTTTCCTGGGTCCCTAAGGcagagagcagtggttctcagtttCGGCATCTTGAAAAGGTGTGTCGCGGCCAGCTGAGAGTAACTCATTATAAAAAATGTACTGAAATCTGCAAACGATTTGTCCTAGGAACAGATCAGAGCAGCTGCAAAGGCATACGCGTCACCTAATTTTCTCTTGCTTGCACTGACACGGCTTCCTGGGTGGGAGCGAGCAGCGGGGTACAGTGAACATTTCACATCCCCCAGGAATACCTTGACGTCTGTGGCCCAGTGAGGACTGGGAGGCCCGGGAGCCTCGTGGCTCAGCCGTGAGGGAGCCGTGGGCTCTGCTCCTGGGAGAGAAACACCCTGGGGGTGCTGAGCTTAGCCTCTGTGTTTACTGCTTTGGGCCTTTTGTTCTTTTTGGACGCCTGTAGTCACAGACTACGGGAAGGAGGGTGTTTGCTGTTTTGTGGTTTTTAGCTGTCTGAACTGGAATGCATGGTCTCCGTTACCCTGTCCACCCCCTGGCTGTCTACGTCATCCACCAATGTCAGAGTTAGGACtgactctccctctccctctcttggGTTAGTCATCGAGcctgctgcttccatgtcctgaggGTCTCCTGGCTCTGTCTTCTCTCCTccaccctctgccctgccctggaccACTTCGTGATGAAAACCCAAACAGAACCAAAGAAAAACTGCTCTCCCTGCCAAGCCAGGCCCTGCAATCCATCTGCCACACAGCTGCCAGAGTGATCGATTGAACGTGTGTCTCTGACCCCATCGCTCTCCTGTTTGAGAGTCTCTGATGGTCCCCTATTGCCTAAAGGGTAAAAGTGCACTCTTTTGCTTGGCGTTCAAGATCTTTCCCAATCTGGGCCCAAGTTACTCCCGATGACCTCATCCCGCACCCAACATTCCAGTCATTTCCTAAACATGCCACGTGCTTCCATACCTTCGTGACCATGGCCTGGATGTTCCCTCTGCTGGGACTGCCCTTCCTCTCCTGCTCTGGCCATCGACTTCTGATCCACTTTCCAGCCTTTTCAGTTCCCAGATGAAAAGTCTCACTCCTTCCCCTGTAGCCCCATAAGACTTAGAACATCTCTTTACCTCTGTGTTTATCCCACTCTACAGtgatcctttgtttttttctctctttctggactGTGTCCCTACTATGTGGCACAGTGCTAGGCACACAGTAGATACTTAATCAGTGTGTTGGTTGACCTGCTGTTGCAGAAGCAAATGCATTGGTGCTTTGTCTATTCCCCATTAGCCAAACCTCATAAAGTGTGAGGTACTGATCAGTTTACAACTTACCCTCTGGGGATGTGGTGAGAGGGGCATCTGGCAGGGTCTGGCTGTGGCTCCTGGTGGCTGGACAGGGGTTGCTGGAAGAAGTAGCCCCAGGGCAGACAAAGTCCTGGTGTCCTGGGGTCCTCTGGGATGAGGGAGATCCTGGTTCTGGGCAGCCGTTGATCAGCACGATGGGTATGTCCACCATGGAGTTGGTGATGGATGGGGGACAGCTGCTGGCATGTTCCTCGGCCAGTGGTGAGGAATGGGTTGCTCTGGGCTGGCCAGTGCTCGGGGTGGGGTGGCTGGGGACCTGGAGGCCACTGGCTCTCGTGTACAAGGACACTGGGCCAAGGCTGTGGAGGCTGGAGGAAGAGCTGGTGGGGCTTTCCAAGGATTTCGAAGATGACTGATGGCTGGAGATGCTGGAGCGGAGGAGGGACTGGCTGTGGCATGGGGAGAGCACCAGACAGGCAGAGTTTTAGCGGGTGGGGGTGGACACTTAGGGGCCAGAGCTAGACTCTGGAATTTAGTGATCTAGGTACCCATGGCTTTGGTCAGAGTAGTGCATACTCCAACCCCCCTACCCCATAGCCCTGAGCAAAGGGTATGCCCACTTGATCCCCAAGGGGTGCTGAAGGATACAGGAGTGTACCTGCATTGCAGGGTCTGTGGTCAATTAAAGTAGCCAGTGGGCTGGCCCCCTGCAGGTCACATGGGCTTAGGCTGGACTCTATTCCCTCTGCCTTCCCAGCTAGGCAGGTCCAACTGAGTTGTCACACCAGCCCCCCAGCACTCCCAAGAGTCCTGCACACAGGCTGGACCGGAGCTGGACCATGTCCATGGCCCATGCAGACGGAATTCCCCagctggaggaagagaaggaggccaGCTCTGCACCCAGCCAGGCTTATCCCTGAGCTCAGAGGCCTGTGCCAGCGGGCATGGCTGTGGGATCCCAGTCTCCTTGCCAGGGGCTGCCTTGGCACAGTGGCTCTGGAGTTGGTATGGGGGACAGAGGTCCTGGGGTTTGCTCTTCCTGGGCAGGAAGGGTATGCGTGTGGCTCTGCTCTGAGGCCTGCGGAGAATTGGGCTGGGGCGATTGTAAATAATGCCCAGGCCGTTTTGTCTCCTTCCTGCTAGATTTTGCCAGGAACAAAGACGAAGGAGGTTTTTCTTTCCTGGATGGTTCATTCCAGACCCCCTGATTCTGTTTACATCCTgcgtttggggttttttaaattaaaagaaaaaaaaatccttcctacAGATGGGCTGTAGGAAGGCTGGAAAGGATACAGGTGAGCCTCATTAATGCAGTGTGGTTCTTTTCCCGAGAGGTAGGTAGAAGTcaagatttttgtatattgaatcaTATTCTAAATGCTTGAGGAAAGCTTGAGAACCAAATGGCTGTGATGGCATAAAAGAGaacattcacttttatttttggtACATGCCCAGATTTTGCTCAGAAAGAGTAGGGTGTCCCTCTGTGATTTTAGGAtgcgtctctgtgtgtgtgtgtgtgtgtgtgtgtgtgtgagttgtggAGGCAACGTCAGAAGCTGCAGTGGGAGTGACCTACCTTCCAAACACGTAACTGACATCAGATGCTGGGCTGGCTGACAGCATGGAgaccctgctccccagccccttctccaaGGCTGGGGAAGCCACCAGTGGGGAGCCCAAGCCATGGCGGCCTGAGGCCTTGTTTCCCATTCCAGGGATGGAGATgctgggagagggtgggggatGAGAGGAGGGCGCCCCCGCGGGGGGAGAGGGGCGCTGGTGCCCCCTGCCCTGGCTCCCGGAGAAGATGAGGCTCTCACTGTTGCTCCGAGTCTCTCGGGGGATGTCTCTGGAAAGGAGAAGGCCGCCACAGCCAGGGGAGTCCAAGGGTGGGGTGACAGATGGGCTGGAGCAGCTCTGGGGGCCGTCGTGGCACCTTGATCTGGTCGAGGTCACCTCGATGTACTTTATATCTTTGGGGAGAGAAACAGAGCATTGGTGAAACCAGGGAGACTGGACTCGCAGAACAAGGATGCTGGAAGTGTCCTCAAGACCATCTGGTCTCCCCTttctttatacatacacacatatatatacacacacacacacacacacacatatatatatacacacatatatatacgtgtgtgtgtgtgtgtgtatatatatatatatatatatatatatatattttttttttttttttaatttttggccaagctgtgcagcatgcgggatcttagttccccgaccagggatagaacccgtgccccctgtagtggaagcatggagttttaactactggactgccagggaagtccctcccctttcttatacagatgaggaagttgaagcCCAGAGAGAAGTTTGTTGGAATCAGAATCAGCATTCAGCTCCACCTTCAGGGCCCAGTTTCAAAGTCACCCTCTCTGTGACATCTTCCCTTGTGTGGGGAGAGGCAGTGCCATGAACACGGGTCCTGGAGgtagacagacctgggtttcagatctggccctgccacttactCTCTGAGAGAGCTTGGCCAAATGACTTCACCAcctagagcctcagtttccacgcCCGTAGAATGGGGCAGCTGTACGCAGCCTCTTAGTGTTACAGTAAGGATGAATGGAGATGAATGTAGGCAGCAGGGCACtgcatctggcacatagtaagtcctTTAAAACTGGGAGATCCTCTCGTTCATGTGGGTTCCACTCCCCGGGCTGAAATGACTGCACCAGTCACGTCTTCGGATGCCTCTATCACCCAGGCCTGTGAAGGCTATTTCTATGTCTGTGCCTGCAATGCAGGCAGGGGTTCTCAAGCTTGGTTGCATGCTAGAATCACCCGATGAGCTTATAAAGGTCCTAAAGCCCAGGCTCCGTCCGGTGCCAATTAGACCAGAACCTCTGGGGGTGGTCCCAGGCCTCAGGGTGGCTTAGCTCCTCAGCTGATTCCAGTGTGCATTGGGCCGCACCGCTGTGGTCCCCAGCCCAGCAGCACCACTCCACCCGGGAGCTGAGAAGTTGTGCAGAATCTCTGGCTTCACCCCAGggctgctgaatcagaatctgcattttagcgaGATTCCTGGCGATCTGGCTGCACCTTGGAGGTTGAGGAGTTCACTTTAGGGTTAGCTTTAGAGCGAGAACTCTCTGGGGGCAGGGCATGCCGCCTTACTGAGCTGTGGGCCTCTTAGCACCCCAGGCTGCTGACTCACTCTGATGCTCTTTCCATTCACCAGTGGGGGCATCTAGGACTCTTGTTCTGAGACCTTGTTTCTTCCTAGAGTGGGGTACCCTGTGGTTCTCCCATGGTGAGGATGGGCACCTCTCCTCCTGACTTGGGGTAGGGGAGCTGTCCTCGGTGCTGTTCTAGGAAAGGTGGTGGAAGATGGGGGTTACCCAGCTTCTCCCTCTGGAGGGCTGTGAGTCCTGCCTCTGGCTTCCCCAAATGGAATCTGGGGCAGAGTCGGTGGGAAATTGCACCCTCGGCTCCTATCTGCCAGCCTCCCACCCCCTTGGGCTTTGGCACACgcaccatccccccacccagcGTGACTGTGGAGTCCCTGCCTGCCCCAGCCCGCTCCTGGAGAGGACCTTCTGGCCCTGCTCAGGGCTACTGCTTCTGTCTGAGCCTGCGTGGGCCAGGTGGGGGTGGAGGATTGCATCAGATGAGGGGCGCTGGCATGCTGTCCCAGCAGGTGGAGGAACAGGCCTGGCTTTGTCGACAAACCTGGGTGTGAGTCTTGGCTTCGCCACTTTCCCGCCAAGAAGCATCAGGTAATTTTCctaactgctctgagcctcagtttcctcatctgtaaagtggggatctAAAACCACCCTTCCAAGGTTGCGGTGAGGATGAAATACACGATGAATGGAGCCTGGAGCATGGTCCATGGTGGGCTTCAAGGAGCATCTCCCGCCTGCCTGCTTCTGGGGGGCAGTACTGGCCAGATGGCTAATACTCTCTGGCTAAGGTGGGggtctcactgctgagggcaagAGTAGAATATCTGGCACAATGTATTGTGGGCTCTGAAAGAGAAGAAGTCTTGGAATGGGGTGGATTCTTCTGCGAGGTTggcaagcacttttttttttttaataggattttATAGTGTTTATACCCATAATCCTCTCAAGCCTCACAAGCGCCTTTATGCCCAGTGCCAGCAGGCATtgcttttacagaggaggaaactgaggcttggagaaacGTGGCGGTGGAGCTCACATTTATTGCaccgtttttttttgttgttttttggggttttttttgcggtacgcgggcctcccactgccgtggcctctcccgttgcggagcacaggctccggacgcgcaggctcagcggccatggctcacgggcccagccgctccgcggcatgtgggatcttcccggaccggggcacgaacccgcgtcccctgcatcggcaggcggaccctcaaccaccgcgccaccagggaagccctattgcacCGTTTTTAATAAAGGCTGGTATTTACTGAGTGCCGTGCACCAGCGCTGCTACAGACACGTTACCCGTGTTAGTTCTTTTAATACTCATGACTCGATCGAAGTAGGAAACATTCTTAATTCCATGTAACAGACGAGAAAGCAAGGCTCAGAAgggttgaagaaactgagccctGCTCCTGTTCTCTgtttgggggcggggtgggctcTTCCACGGGGAGGGACTCCTCAGGACCCTTCCCCAAGACCTTGA
This window encodes:
- the TNS4 gene encoding tensin-4 isoform X4 produces the protein MSQVMSSPLLAGGPAVGLASCEEPRRALHPAPSPGLPPQCPYYTTEGWGAQALMAPMPSKEPPSRLQQAPQAGSKAGCLLQSPGEQASGALEDLDSYIDFSLESLNQMILELDPTFQLLPPGPGGPWAEPTQSTTSRRKKEDPEALDIKYIEVTSTRSRCHDGPQSCSSPSVTPPLDSPGCGGLLLSRDIPRETRSNSESLIFSGSQGRGHQRPSPPAGAPSSHPPPSPSISIPGMGNKASGRHGLGSPLVASPALEKGLGSRVSMLSASPASDVSYVFGSQSLLRSSISSHQSSSKSLESPTSSSSSLHSLGPVSLYTRASGLQVPSHPTPSTGQPRATHSSPLAEEHASSCPPSITNSMVDIPIVLINGCPEPGSPSSQRTPGHQDFVCPGATSSSNPCPATRSHSQTLPDAPLTTSPEGPARDMQPTMKFVMDTSKYWFKRSITREQAIELLRKEEPGAFIVRDSSSYRGSFGLALKVQEAPVPAQNRTGEDSSDLIRHFLLESSAKGVHLKGADEEPYFGSLSAFVCQHSIMALALPCKLVIPKKELGGGDGASDLSADDRASCLKKSAGCHALYLSSVSVETLSGALAVQKAISTTLERDVLPTPTVVHFKVTEQGITLTDIQRKVFFRRHYPFATLRFCGMDPKQRKWQKYCKPSRIFGFVAKSQTESQENVCHLFAEYDTVQPASQVISLVGALLQDPERM
- the TNS4 gene encoding tensin-4 isoform X5, with amino-acid sequence MATVTQLVSDIKYIEVTSTRSRCHDGPQSCSSPSVTPPLDSPGCGGLLLSRDIPRETRSNSESLIFSGSQGRGHQRPSPPAGAPSSHPPPSPSISIPGMGNKASGRHGLGSPLVASPALEKGLGSRVSMLSASPASDVSYVFGSQSLLRSSISSHQSSSKSLESPTSSSSSLHSLGPVSLYTRASGLQVPSHPTPSTGQPRATHSSPLAEEHASSCPPSITNSMVDIPIVLINGCPEPGSPSSQRTPGHQDFVCPGATSSSNPCPATRSHSQTLPDAPLTTSPEVYRVPLLCLSPGPARDMQPTMKFVMDTSKYWFKRSITREQAIELLRKEEPGAFIVRDSSSYRGSFGLALKVQEAPVPAQNRTGEDSSDLIRHFLLESSAKGVHLKGADEEPYFGSLSAFVCQHSIMALALPCKLVIPKKELGGGDGASDLSADDRASCLKKSAGCHALYLSSVSVETLSGALAVQKAISTTLERDVLPTPTVVHFKVTEQGITLTDIQRKVFFRRHYPFATLRFCGMDPKQRKWQKYCKPSRIFGFVAKSQTESQENVCHLFAEYDTVQPASQVISLVGALLQDPERM
- the TNS4 gene encoding tensin-4 isoform X6, coding for MSQVMSSPLLAGGPAVGLASCEEPRRALHPAPSPGLPPQCPYYTTEGWGAQALMAPMPSKEPPSRLQQAPQAGSKAGCLLQSPGEQASGALEDLDSYIDFSLESLNQMILELDPTFQLLPPGPGGPWAEPTQSTTSRRKKEDPEALDIKYIEVTSTRSRCHDGPQSCSSPSVTPPLDSPGCGGLLLSRDIPRETRSNSESLIFSGSQGRGHQRPSPPAGAPSSHPPPSPSISIPGMGNKASGRHGLGSPLVASPALEKGLGSRVSMLSASPASDVSYVFGSQSLLRSSISSHQSSSKSLESPTSSSSSLHSLGPVSLYTRASGLQVPSHPTPSTGQPRATHSSPLAEEHASSCPPSITNSMVDIPIVLINGCPEPGSPSSQRTPGHQDFVCPGATSSSNPCPATRSHSQTLPDAPLTTSPEVYRVPLLCLSPGPARDMQPTMKFVMDTSKYWFKRSITREQAIELLRKEEPGAFIVRDSSSYRGSFGLALKVQEAPVPAQNRTGEDSSDLIRHFLLESSAKGVHLKGADEEPYFGSLSAFVCQHSIMALALPCKLVIPKKAHSNPVK